A single window of Gambusia affinis linkage group LG18, SWU_Gaff_1.0, whole genome shotgun sequence DNA harbors:
- the cfi gene encoding complement factor I: MRSDSFLLLFLLIFGSQASNPSDSEQPKALDPEQVNQNMKPPEPKPPPVVTTPAPKTTKAPDTDEFLGPQECLDKKLTRASCGLVFCPPWQRCVEGQCSCKLPYLCPFEGVERVCGHNSRTFASYCQVMAVSCRTKTSVMSHFGKACTKDKFQSFLDKDTGLIRISLPNATGEGEALLVCHQGWDMAAANVACRNSKHPLGAASADSVDYNSLMANTDLPRHCVSVHCQGYELSLAECEIYDKMAAFGRMMAAATCYKDPPEGCEFTCANQKCIFLNQTCDGVDDCGDRSDEMCCKSCRNEAFHCRSGVCLHRNSVGDNLIDCLDGADESQKPEEAFASRKLNSAPKPSEYISRKNETSVIRKHLEDKLFCGIPNKDLVHDTEQKNRGRTSRRKRVVGGIPANPTQIQWQVALEDNRRIDCGGAYIGGCWVLTAAHCVRPNPSAFRVKFSLWKKFQPQGTTDIVPVADIRIHPNYVASTYENDIALVQLEKLPFKNHCLEDNPAVRAVCVPWTTQLFPPNHTCSISGWGRTADGRGAQVLLWANVSLISGCESSYKHRFKPGMMCAGDLDGHVDSCQGDSGGPLVCEDELGVSYLWGIVSWGERCGHPGFPGVYTQVAHYFEWIRLHTGWSAVTRFNS, from the exons ATGAGATCAGACTCCTTCCTCCTGCTGTTTCTCCTCATCTTTGGCTCTCAGGCG AGTAATCCGTCAGACTCAGAGCAGCCAAAGGCCTTAGATCCAGAACAGGTCAACCAGAACATGAAGCCTCCAGAACCAAAACCACCTCCAGTGGTCACAACGCCCGCCCCAAAAACCACCAAAGCACCCGACACGGACGAGTTCTTGGGTCCACAAGAATGTCTGGACAAAAA GTTGACTCGAGCGTCGTGTGGCCTGGTGTTCTGCCCTCCATGGCAGCGGTGCGTTGAAGGTCAGTGTTCCTGCAAACTTCCCTACCTGTGTCCCTTTGAAGGGGTGGAACGGGTCTGTGGGCACAACAGCAGGACCTTCGCATCCTACTGTCAG GTGATGGCTGTCTCATGCCGGACCAAGACGTCCGTAATGTCCCACTTTGGAAAAGCCTGCACAA AGGACAAATTCCAGAGCTTCCTGGACAAAGACACGGGACTGATCAGGATCTCCCTTCCTAACGCCACCGGAGAAGGAGAGGCCTTACTGGTGTGCCATCAGGGCTGGGACATGGCAGCTGCTAATGTGGCCTGCAGGAACTCCAAACATCCACT AGGAGCAGCGTCTGCAGACTCTGTGGACTACAACTCCCTGATGGCCAACACAGATCTGCCCCGCCACTGCGTCAGCGTCCACTGCCAGGGCTACGAACTGTCTCTGGCTGAGTGTGAAATCTACGACAAGATGGCGGCTTTCGGCAGGATGATGGCCGCAGCGACCTGCTATAAGGACCCGCCTGAAG GATGCGAATTCACCTGTGCAAACCAGAAATGCATTTTCCTCAACCAGACATGCGACGGAGTGGACGACTGCGGCGACCGCAGCGATGAGATGTGctgcaaaa GCTGCAGGAACGAAGCTTTCCACTGCAGGTCCGGCGTCTGTTTGCACAGAAACTCGGTCGGCGACAATCTGATCGACTGCCTGGACGGAGCCGACGAATCTCAGAAACCAGAGGAAGCTTTCG cGTCACGTAAATTGAACTCAGCACCAAAACCTTCAG agTACATCTCTCGTAAAAACG aaaCCAGCGTCATCAGGAAACATCTGGAGGACAAGCTGTTCTGTGGGATTCCCAACAAGGACTTGGTGCACGACACGGAACAGAAGAACCGAGGAAGAACGAGCCGCAGGAAGAGGGTGGTGGGAGGAATCCCGGCCAATCCG ACTCAGATCCAGTGGCAGGTGGCGCTAGAGGACAACCGCAGGATCGACTGTGGAGGAGCGTACATCGGCGGCTGCTGGGTCCTCACCGCCGCTCACTGCGTCAG GCCCAATCCTTCTGCGTTCAGAGTGAAATTTTCTCTCTGGAAGAAATTTCAGCCTCAGGGAACGACGGACATCGTTCCTGTGGCAGACATCCGCATCCACCCGAA CTACGTGGCGTCGACGTACGAGAACGACATCGCGCTGGTGCAGCTGGAGAAGCTCCCGTTCAAGAATCATTGCCTGGAGGACAACCCGGCCGTCCGAGCCGTCTGCGTCCCCTGGACCACCCAGCTGTTCCCGCCCAACCACACCTGCAGCATCTCCGGTTGGGGGCGGACCGCAG ACGGCCGGGGGGCCCAGGTGCTGCTCTGGGCCAACGTGTCGCTCATCTCCGGCTGCGAGTCCTCCTACAAGCATCGCTTCAAACCGGGGATGATGTGTGCAG GAGACCTGGACGGACACGTGGACTCGTGTCAGGGCGACAGCGGCGGCCCGCTGGTCTGCGAGGACGAACTCGGGGTTTCCTACCTGTGGGGCATCGTCAGCTGGGGGGAGCGGTGTGGCCATCCGGGCTTCCCGGGGGTTTACACACAG GTCGCTCATTACTTTGAGTGGATCCGGCTTCACACCGGCTGGTCTGCAGTCACCAGATTTAACTCCTGA